A window of Castanea sativa cultivar Marrone di Chiusa Pesio chromosome 1, ASM4071231v1 contains these coding sequences:
- the LOC142610673 gene encoding AAA-ATPase At3g28580-like produces MMMMGETWSQLGSLIATAMFLWAMFDKYFPHHLRSLILSHSKKLASFVYPYIQIKFHEFTGEYLKRSEAYAAIETYLSEKSSSEAKNLKAVVVKDSSQSVQLSMDENEEVTDEFEGIKVWWGVKKIIPRTQSFSFYPEMEEKRYYKLTFHKSHREILCGKYISHVLQEGKAIRVRNRQRKLCINKSRKWSHVTFEHPASFDTLAMESKKKEEIINDLIKFSKGKEYYAKIGKAWKRGYLLYGPPGTGKSSMIAAMANFMNYDIYDLELTNVKDNTELRRLLIETTSKSIIVIEDIDCSLDLTGQRKKKKEQVKDEEENDPASKMANGEEESNSKVTLSGLLNFIDGLWSACGGERIIVFTTNYVEKLDPALIRRGRMDKHIELSYCGFEAFKVLAKNYLDVDSHPLFVTIGHLLEETNITPADVAENLMPKSLNDDSETCLKKLIETIKTAKEEAKKKAEEEARLKAEKEEKEKQEASQEDVKVDKSLAKEVKENGVEVVIDDKTLAKEVKEIGVIA; encoded by the coding sequence atgatgatgatgggggAAACATGGTCTCAACTAGGCTCACTGATTGCGACTGCAATGTTTCTTTGGGCCATGTTTGACAAATATTTCCCTCACCATCTTCGTAGCCTAATCCTAAGTCATAGTAAGAAATTGGCGAGTTTTGTGTACCCTTATATCCAAATTAAGTTCCATGAATTCACAGGCGAGTATCTTAAGCGTAGTGAAGCCTATGCTGCCATTGAAACATACCTCAGTGAAAAGTCCTCCAGCGAAGCTAAAAATCTTAAAGCCGTAGTTGTCAAAGATAGTAGTCAATCTGTGCAACTGAGCATGGACGAGAACGAAGAGGTTACAGATGAATTTGAAGGGATCAAGGTTTGGTGGGGTGTAAAGAAAATTATTCCAAGAACACAGTCATTTTCTTTCTACCCAGAGATGGAGGAGAAGAGGTATTACAAGCTTACATTTCATAAGTCTCACCGAGAAATTCTGTGTGGGAAATACATCAGTCATGTACTGCAAGAAGGAAAAGCAATAAGGGTGAGAAATCGACAAAGAAAGCTGTGCATCAACAAATCACGCAAATGGAGCCATGTGACTTTTGAGCATCCAGCAAGTTTTGACACTTTGGCCATGGAgtcaaagaaaaaggaagaaatcaTCAATGACCTGATTAAGTTCAGCAAGGGGAAAGAGTATTATGCTAAGATTGGCAAAGCATGGAAGCGTGGCTATCTTCTTTATGGTCCTCCTGGAACTGGTAAGTCTAGCATGATTGCTGCCATGGCTAACTTCATGAACTATGATATCTATGATCTTGAATTGACAAACGTTAAGGACAACACAGAGCTGAGGAGGCTTTTGATCGAAACGACAAGTAAGTCTATTATTGTGATTGAAGATATTGATTGCTCACTTGACCTTACCGGtcaacgaaaaaagaaaaaggagcaAGTGAAGGATGAGGAAGAAAATGACCCTGCTAGTAAAATGGCCAACGGAGAAGAAGAAAGTAATAGTAAGGTCACTCTCTCTGGTTTGTTGAATTTTATAGATGGGCTTTGGTCGGCTTGTGGGGGAGAGAGGATCATTGTTTTCACCACTAATTATGTGGAAAAGCTTGATCCGGCTCTCATTAGGAGGGGACGTATGGACAAGCACATAGAACTGTCCTATTGTGGCTTTGAAGCATTCAAGGTTCTTGCCAAAAATTACTTGGATGTTGACTCACACCCTTTGTTTGTGACTATTGGCCACTTGTTGGAGGAAACCAATATTACTCCTGCTGATGTTGCTGAGAATTTGATGCCTAAGTCACTGAATGACGATTCTGAGACTTGTTTGAAGAAATTGATTGAAACTATTAAGACTGCCAAAGAGGAAGCAAAAAAGAAGGCTGAGGAAGAGGCACGGTTAAAGgcagagaaagaagagaaagagaagcaaGAAGCTAGTCAAGAAGATGTGAAAGTTGATAAGTCTTTAGCTAAAGAAGTGAAAGAGAATGGTGTTGAAGTTGTGATAGATGATAAGACATTGGCTAAAGAGGTGAAAGAAATTGGAGTCATTGCCTGA
- the LOC142610681 gene encoding AAA-ATPase ASD, mitochondrial-like: protein MMMGETWSQLGSLIATAMFLWAMFDKYFPYHLRSLILSHTKKLTSFVYPYIQIKFPEFTGEYLKRSEAYAAIETYLSSKSSNEAKNLKAVVVKDSSQPVQLSMDENEEVTDEFEGMKVWWGVKKIPPRTQSFSFYPEMEEKRYYKLTFHKSHRETLCEKYINHVLQEGKAITVRNRQRKLCTNNPSQNWGGYRSTKWSHVTFEHPASFDTLAMDSKKKEEIINDLIKFSEGKEYYAKIGKAWKRGYLLYGPPGTGKSSMIAAMANYLNYDIYDLELTTVKDNTELRRLLIETTSKSIIVIEDIDCSLDLTGQRKKKKEQEKDEEKEDPASKMAKGEEESSSKVTLSGLLNFIDGLWSACGGERIIVFTTNYVEKLDPALIRRGRMDMHIEMSYCGFDAFKVLAKNYLDVESHELFETIDDLLKETEMTPADVAENLMPKSQNEDVETCLKKLIEAIKTAKEEATKKAEEEARLKVEKAEKEKQEATQEDVKVDESLAKDVKENGVDVVKDEKTLGKEVKENGVTA, encoded by the coding sequence ATGATGATGGGGGAAACATGGTCTCAACTAGGCTCACTGATTGCGACTGCAATGTTTCTTTGGGCCATGTTTGacaaatattttccttaccaTCTTCGTAGCCTAATCCTAAGTCATACTAAGAAACTGACTAGTTTCGTGTACCCTTATATACAAATTAAGTTCCCTGAATTCACTGGCGAGTATCTTAAGCGCAGTGAAGCCTATGCTGCCATTGAAACATACCTCAGTAGCAAGTCCTCCAACGAAGCTAAAAACCTTAAAGCAGTTGTTGTCAAAGATAGCAGTCAACCTGTACAACTAAGCATGGACGAGAACGAAGAAGTTACAGATGAATTTGAAGGCATGAAGGTTTGGTGGGGTGTAAAGAAAATCCCCCCTAGAACACAATCATTTTCTTTCTACCCAGAGATGGAGGAGAAGAGGTATTACAAGCTCACTTTCCATAAATCTCACCGAGAGACTCTCTGTGAGAAATACATCAATCATGTCCTACAAGAAGGAAAAGCAATAACGGTGAGAAATCGACAAAGGAAGCTGTGCACCAACAATCCTAGTCAAAATTGGGGTGGCTACAGATCAACCAAATGGAGCCATGTCACTTTTGAGCACCCAGCAAGTTTTGACACTTTGGCCATGGACTcgaagaaaaaggaagaaatcaTCAATGACCTTATTAAGTTCAGTGAGGGAAAAGAGTATTATGCTAAGATTGGCAAGGCCTGGAAGCGTGGCTATCTTCTCTATGGTCCTCCCGGAACTGGTAAATCTAGCATGATTGCTGCTATGGCTAACTACTTGAACTATGATATCTATGATCTTGAATTGACGACGGTTAAGGACAACACGGAGCTGAGGAGGCTTTTGATCGAGACGACAAGTAAGTCTATTATTGTGATTGAAGATATTGATTGCTCACTAGATCTTACGGGTCaacggaaaaagaaaaaggagcaAGAGAAGGATGAGGAAAAGGAGGACCCCGCTAGTAAAATGGccaaaggagaagaagaaagtagTAGTAAGGTCACTCTCTCTGGTTTGTTGAATTTTATAGATGGGCTTTGGTCAGCTTGTGGGGGAGAGAGGATCATTGTTTTCACCACTAATTATGTGGAAAAGCTTGATCCGGCTCTCATTAGGAGGGGACGTATGGACATGCACATAGAAATGTCCTATTGTGGCTTTGATGCATTCAAGGTTCTTGCCAAGAATTATTTGGATGTTGAGTCACATGAATTGTTTGAGACCATTGACGATTTGTTGAAGGAAACTGAAATGACTCCTGCTGATGTTGCTGAGAATTTGATGCCTAAGTCACAGAATGAAGATGTTGAGACTTGTTTAAAGAAATTGATTGAAGCTATCAAGACGGCCAAAGAGGAAGCAACAAAGAAGGCTGAGGAAGAGGCACGGTTAAAGGTAGAGAAAGCAGAGAAAGAGAAGCAAGAAGCTACTCAAGAAGATGTGAAAGTTGATGAGTCTTTAGCTAAAGATGTGAAAGAGAATGGTGTTGATGTTGTGAAAGATGAAAAGACATTGGGTAAAGAGGTTAAAGAAAATGGAGTCACCGCCTGA